The bacterium genome includes the window ACGTATGTGAGTAAACCCGATAAGCACATATTTTAATTTCATATAGAGGTGAAATATGAAACTGTTTTCAGAACGGTGCATTTTGTTATGTGTATTCGGCTTAGGTAATTATTTATGGGCTCAAGAGCCTGACAGTTCGTCTGCGCTCAAATCAATGATTGAAGCGGAACGGGCATTTGCACGCATGGCTGTAACGCATGGTGTGCGCGATGCTTTTGTGGAAAATCTGTCGGATGACGCAATTATTTTTCGTCCGGGGCCGGTCAAAGGAAGGCCGGTGTGGCAGGAACGAAAACCTCTTGCGCTGATGATACGATGGGAACCGGAATACGTGGATATTGCGGCATCAGGAGATTTTGGGTATTCGACAGGACCTGCGGAATACCTTAGCGTCAAACCGCTTGCACCTGCAATAGGTTACGGTTATTTCATTTCTATCTGGACCAAACAAGCGGATGGGAAATGGAAAGTAGCATTGGACATCGGAACGGAGGCGCCTAAATTGGAGAATACAGATATTAAAATTCATTTTCCTTTTGGCGCGGATGTGAAGAAAATATTTTCTCAAACCAATACGGAAACTGAAAAGACATCGCTTATTGGATTTGATGAAAAATGTAATAAGACTTACACGAAAAATAAAACGGTTGAAGCTTTCCTAAAAAATGTTGCGCCTGAAGCTCGTTTTTATCGTGAGGGAAAATTTCCTGTGTCGGAGATTGATTCGATTAAATTACTTTTGTCAAAAATGGCGGACATTTTCTGGAAACCGATCGATGGCGCCGTAGCAGCTTCCGGCGATATGGCATACACTTACGGTTCGTATAAGATACAAAGTGAAGAAAAACCAGAAGAAGGATATTATTTTCGTACTTGGAAAAGAGATAACACGGAACAATGGAAGATTGTTATCGATGTTTTATCCCCGGTACCGCCTCAAAAGTAAAAAGTTAACTAATTTATGCAATAAAAAAAGGCAATCCCGACTATCAGAATTGCCTTTTTTTCAACTATCAAAAAAACCATCACGGTTTCATCTTTTCCAGATTCGCATCTACACTTCCAGCTGCGATAATATGCAGGTTGTCCGGATCGATGCATTTCTTAATGGCGCCATTTACTTCATCCAGCGTGAGCGCGTTGATTTTATCGGGATACTGATCGAGGAAATCTATCTTAATGTTTCTTTGGGCAATCGATAAAAGTTGTGCCGCCATACCGCCGGTTGTCGACAACGCAACTTTGTACACTCCCGTGATCGTCGTCTTCTTTGCTTTAAGTTCCGCTTCACTCACACCTTTATCAAGCCACATGGATTCTTGTTTCTGCGTTGATTCCAGTCTGCGTTTGCAAAGGTCTGGACTGAAATAAGCGCCGACAAGCCATGCACCGTCGGAGTACGTTTGTCCGGTGATAGTTAAATAAATGCCGTAGGTAAGTCCTTCATTACGAAAAAGCGTGAATAAGTTTCAGTTAAGTCAAAAAAAACGGTATGGAAAATTGGGCAGACTATCTGAAAACCGATTAGCTATCGGATTTCAGATAAGAAAATTGATATTGAACGGTTATAATCGAGGGGTTAACTTCAAATAAATTATTTTATTAGATGATACGCGATTTGTGTAATGAATTGGCGTGAATTTTGATGTATTCTAGTTGTTTTCTTGAATTTAACGGGAGAAAACTGAAATGAATCGTCTAATACTTGGTCTTTCAATTTTGCTATTCTGCGGCTGTATAGATCCCGAAGCGAACATAGGCACACGTGAAAGCCCGGAGTCAGTGCAGCTCAACGGTGATGAAATTCTTATAAAGGGCAGAGTGCAATACGCGGAAATAGAAGGCGGCTTCTATTATATTGCCGGAGAGGACGGGCAGAATTATGATCCGATCAATCTCGAGGATGAGTTCAAACACGTTGGTATTGACGTTGCGTTTATCGCGATAGTTCGGGAAGATCTTGCCAGTTTTCATATGTTCGGGGTGATAATTGAAATTGTCCGCGCGGCCCGTTAATCACAGGAACAAATGTATGAAAAAGAACCTTGCTCAATTCATGAAAATTGCGGCCGTCGCAGTCTTTATCGGCCGATGATAAAATTACTATCGTGATCAACAATTTTGGGGCGGATCAATAACCAAAATGGATTTTTAATTCAATCAGGAGGAGCTATTTATGAATTCAAAACTAGTCAAAATGGCCGTTATGCTATCGTGTGTGATGTACGTCGTTTCCTGCGATTCAGATTCAAAACAAAAAGCATCGCGGAGCGATCTGGACCTCCTGATGCGAAATCAGGTCACCGCTTTGCTTCAGAATCAATTGGGTCTGTTTACCGCCGGAAGCAATTCGTCCGCGATCAGGGAAGGAGGGCCTATGGGATTTTGGTTTTATCCGCCCTGGATGTATTACGGGGCAAGCGCAGGTGCAGGTGCCTCTGCTGAATCGATTGTAACCTATACAGATACATCTTACTATGATGCGGCGTCCGGATACTGGGTCTATCAGTATACCGATTCCACTTTCCAGTGGCGCTGGCGTTATAAGTTTTTACCCCATGACAATGACGGGTTTCCGACAGCTGAAACGGATCAGTATCTTTTCGACGCAACCTATTCAGGGGATTTTGAGGACAGTTATTGGGGAGCCTCATACCGTTATTCCGGACAGACCGATTTTCAGGTCTCGGGTATGAAAGACTGGGTGGACACTCTCAAGAATGGAACCATCGTGTACAAAGGAAGTTCTGAATCTGAGTTCGTTCAAGATTTCGGGCCCGATACGTCGGTCACTTTCTCATATAATGAAACCATTGACAGTGTGATCATGTATGAAAGCGATTGCAGCCCGCGTTCCGGTTCGATAGAATTTCTTATGATGCAGGATGCGACGCCGGATACGTTTGTATTCGTTTACCGATACGACGACAGTACCAAATTTGAAATGCCTTATAAAGACTTCACGTACACGGGCGAGACGATTTTCATGGAAGACGGTGTGCGGTATATTATCGACGGCGAAGAATATTATTATGAAGTTGATTGCGATGGCGGTGTGGTCACCATGGGTAAATCACCAAAACTCAAACTTAAATAATACATTCATGCATCATTTTGTAAAGGTCAGTTCTTCATGCTTCATTATATTCCTGATCGCGTGCTCTTTGATAAGTTGCGATGAGAATAGCATCAAGCCGTTTGAGTCAGGAACCTACGCGTATTACGGGTATGATCTTGACGGTCAAAAAGTTACGGAAGGACGGATAACTGTGACCGTAGAAGATTCTCTTATCGAAGGAACTAAGGACATCGTAGAAATCAATATCGGCGGAACTTATTCAATGGAAGCAGGCGTAGGATTGATCGGCGGCCGAATATCTGAAGATGGCACAATTGAGATATGTTTGCTTGAAACGGACGGTCCTTATATGCTGATTCGCGGACACTATCATGACGATGTGCTAAAAGGCAATCGATACTGGGGTGTATCCGGCGGCGCCCCGGAAACGGCCATTGGAACTTTTACTGCGGAGAAGATACATTAAAAAACTTACTATGCGACGTGAATTTTTAAAACTGACCGTCCTGATTATTTTGGCATCGTTTCTGACAATCATTTGCGAAGAGCGGCAGCCAGAGATTTCACCAGGTTTGTATCCATATCAGGGTTTTGGTGTTGAAGATCAAAAAGTAACAGATTGTGACATAATCATTACCGTGGATAAAACTCTTATTAAAGGTAAAAAAAATATTCAAATCATTACATTGAAAACGGATAGCCAATTAGATGCAGTTGAGGACGGAATTCGATCAGACGGAGCAATCTATATACGTTTGGCTTACAACAAAGGCCCTAACATGATTTTACGAGGACATTTCAAAGACCATGTGTTAAGTGGAAAACGATTTGTTGAAGCATTAGCCGGAACAATATCAACGGGAACATTCAATGGTATGCGATAGCAGCATGCTTGGGAAAAACGAAATGACTGAGATATTAGGAGAACTCGTAAGCAGTAAATAATTTCTTTGCTTAATAATAATCAAAGGACAAAAACAATGAAAAAATATTTATGGCTTTTAAGCGTCGTAACCATACTTGGATGCGATAATCGTTTTATAGATCCATTTAGCGGAGCGTCATCCGGCAAGAGCCAATCCACCGATCTTGACGAACACTTTATTCTGTCAATCGGTGAAACGGCCATCTTTGAAAATGAAGGAGTAAATGTCCGATTTGAATCGGTACCGACCGAGAGCCGTTGTCCCGACGGTGCGTTGTGTTTTTGGGAAGGTGAAGCCATTGTCAAACTGCAAATAGCCAAATCAGGAATGGGCTCAACAACAATTGAGCTCAATACAACCCAACCTCGCATGGCTAAATTTTTTTCATACACCGTTGAACTGTTAGAATTGTCTCCTCATCCAGTATTAGATCAGCAGCTTGATGCATCGGCCTATCGGGCTTCTCTGATTATCAAAAAAGCAAATGATCAGTAGATATAATGACATGAATGAAGCAAGATATTGGCTCATCAGCCATATCGTTGAATCACAAAGTATTTGTTAGTATTGAGATGGCGGATTCAAATGAAGAAAGTAGGTTATGAAAAGGTCAAACATATTACTGCTAATAATTGTGATTCCAATTCAAATATCAGCTCAGACTAATCAGAAAATATCATTTCAATTTGGCGGCGGCTTTACAACACCGGTCTTCACCAATCATCCGGAAGATGGCCGTAGAAACGGGTTTTCATTCAACAGCGCTATTGCGTACGAATTCAATGCATCGTCCGCTTTGATGTTGGATATCGGATATACTTTATTGTCTTATGCGTCTGATCCATACCCGATTTATGCGTGGTTACCGTACTATGAGTTGTCCATCAGTAATCATCATCAGAGTAATTCTTTTTTGGCGATCAGTATGAATATTAAATATAAACCGTGGCCGCAGGACTGGCCGAATACTTATATCGTAGCAGGTTATGGGTGTGTGCGAAGCCGCATGCCCGGTATGAATTATCCTCCAATCTATTTTGAGGGAGACCTGAGAATAAGCGAAAATAAATCTCATATCTTTTACGGCACCTCACACCATATAGGAATTGGTAAAACATTTGAGTTGACAAAAAAATCCGATTTGCTAATTGAAGCGGTGTATAGAGAAAATGAAATGGACGTTTCTGATTATAGAAATTATTATGGCTACAAGCCGGATAAAAGGATAAACTTACGCGACGCATCATTACGAACGGGGATTCTGTTTCGTTTGTGAGTGATGGAAGCCAACAATAATCATTGAATATCACCGAAAGAACGAGTTAAATTATCTGAAGAATTCAAAGCGTCAAGCAAATTCATATGGCTATCCGGTTTTCATTTAGAACGAAGATCATTCTTGTTTTCAGTTTTATCACGATAGGACTGGCGATGATCATGTCGCGGGTGAGTTATTATACGGTCAAGGAGATTTACCTGAGCCAACTTTCCGATCAATTGTTGTTGACCACGCGCATAGTCATGAGCCGATTTAGCGGACAATATCTTCGCTATTTGAATCCGCTGGAAAAAAATACGTTAGCTGCGTCGTACTATGCGGATTATTTGAATGAGCAGCAAAAAACTCTTCAACTTGAAAGCGTTTCTATTTTTAACGTTCGGATGCAAACACTAATTTCTACCGATAGCTTGAACGGGCTAGGTGGTGTCGAACCTATTCTGCTTATGCATAGAACGGAAATTGAAAATCTGCAAAAAGAACAATTTGCGGCGTCTCTTCCGTTTAAGGGCGAAGACGGGCGTTGGTATTTGTGGGGGTTTTACCGCATTGATGGGTCCCATTGGTTATACGTTCGTGAAAATGCAGATCGTATGGCCGGCGTGGAAGAATTATCACTGATATTCTGGGGCATTGGTTTGAGCGGAGTAACGTTTACGCTGATCGGCGGCTGGTTCCTCGCGCGCACGTTGGCGCGGCCTATTGACAAACTGGTTCATTTCAGCCGGGAACTTGGAAAAGGAGAGTGGGAAACGCCTGTTCCGCAGGATATTAAAGGTGAACTTGCGTCGCTTTCGTATGCGATGCATCTCATGCGCGAAAACCTGGTAACCCGTCAAAAGGAAAAAGAAACGATTTTAGCGCACATCGCTCATGAAATTCGCAATCCGCTCGGAGGTATTGAATTATTTACCGGATTGATAAAGGAGGATATAGGGAATACGCAAAAAAACACAGAGTATATTCAAAAAATATTGGATGAAATCGGTGGTTTGAAATCTTTGATCAATAATTATCTAAATTTCGGCAGGCCATCAGTTGCAAACCCTGAAAACGTAGTCATCGCCGATGCAGTTACCGAAGTATTGCATGTATTACAGAATATGATCAAAGAAAAAAATATAACTATCCAAAGCCAGGCTGAGGCGAGCATGCGGTTTGATAAAAACCATTTACGGCATATCTTGATCAATGTACTTACCAATGCCGTTCAAGCTGTTGATCCGGGCGGGCATATTTCCATTTCATTTCTTCGCAAGGGCAATGAAAACCAATTAACTATATCGGACGACGGCCCCGGAATCAGGCAAGATACGATCCTCACGGTCTTTGAACCTTTTTTTACAACGCATAGTAACGGAACGGGACTCGGACTTGCTATTTGTAAGAAATTATGTGAAGAAAACGGCGCGTCTATTTCAGTTAAAAATAATCCAGCTAAAGGATGCACTTTTATGATAACAACGTTTGGCACTCATGATTGAGTAAATATGAATGAAAATGAGATTATAGTTATTGAGGATAATGCCTCGATGCGTTTAGGGATGGTGGAAAGCCTCCGTCGCGACGGATTTAACGTGTTTGAATTTGAATCCGGGGCTGATGCGTTGGAGTTTTTTCATAAGCACCCGGTTGAACTCGTCATCACGGACTTGAAAATGGAGCCTATGGACGGAACAGAGATTCTCAAAAAAATAAAAGAGATTCAACCGTCGGCATCGGTGATGGTCGTATCCGCATTTGGGACTGTCAATACGGCGGTCGAAGCAATGCAACTCGGCGCCGCAGATTTTATGACGAAACCGTTTTCATCGGAAGAACTTCGGGTTCGCGTTCGCCGTATCATGGAAAAAAATCAGCAGGAAAAAATTTTAGTGCGCCTGAAAGAAGAGAATACTTTACTACAGGATGAAATATTCAAGAATTACGGAGAGATCGTCGGGCATTCGGAATCGATAAAAAAAGTATTCGAATGGATCGATCGTGTTGCGCATGAAAACAGTACGGTGTTGATCGAAGGCGAAAGCGGAACCGGAAAAGAACTGGTGGCGCGCGCATTGCACATCAAGAGTAACCGAAGGGATAAACCGTTTGTGAAAGTCAATTGCGGCGCGCTGAGCGATACCTTGCTGGAGAGTGAATTGTTTGGACATGAAAAAGGCGCTTTTACCGGCGCGATTCGCAGGAAAAAAGGCCGGTTTGAATTGGCCGATGGCGGCACGATATTTCTTGATGAGATCGGCGATGTATCAGGAGCGATGCAGGTAAAACTATTACGCGTTTTGCAGGAAAGAGAGTTTGAAAGAGTGGGCGGTGAGGAAACATTATCGGTCGATGTTCGAATTATTTCCGCGACCCACCGCGTTTTGTCCAAGCTCATTCATGAAGAAAAGTTCAGGGAAGATCTTTATTACCGATTGAGGGTCATTCCGATCACGCTGCCGCCCTTGCGGGAACGTAAAGAAGATATCCCGGTTTTGGCCGAGCATTTTTTGAAAAAATTTGCTGATAATAAAAATGAAAAACCTAAAGTTATTAATCCGGCGGGTATGAATCTGCTCTCACAGTATAGCTGGCCTGGGAATATCCGCGAACTGCAAAACCTGCTTGAGCGGTTATGCGTAATTTCGGAATCTTTGCAAATTGATAATACGCTTATAGCTCAGCACCTTAGCGGAACGATGAAAAATTTTACGCCCGGCTTTGATCATCTTCCGTTAGGCGAAGCCCTTGAAAATTTTGAAAAGAATCTCATTGTTCATGCGCTGAAAAAAAGTGATTATGTGAAGAATCGGGCGGCCAAACTGCTGGGTATACGAACGAGTTCGTTATATTATAAGATGGAGAAATTTGGATTATTATGACAAAAGCGATTTTACTTTGCTTAATATGTTTGTTGGTTTCGACGGTTGTCCACGGACAAACAGTTGGCGAATTGGAAAAACAATTCCGTTTACTGAATCAATCAATTCAGGCAGAACAGGCCGTATTGGATTCCTTAAACGCTTTAATGGAAAATAAGGCGAAAGACATAGAAAGCGAAAAAAAAAGCGCTGCGCCTGATCAGGACAAGATCATTAAATCGATGTCGCATGCGGTAACTCTATCCAATCAAATTAAAGAATATCAAAAAAATATCGCAGCCGGTCGTTTAGAAGCCGAAGATTGCAGAATCCGTCTTGAGCGTTTTTACACAAAAACGATTGATTCTCTCAGGCAAATGGATCGGAGCGGAAAATACGAGGGCGACAAATACGAGTTGCGAAATCAAATATTGATATGGACGGAAAAACGCATCTTCATTACACCATTGGTGAGCACGTTGAGCTTTGACCCTCAGAAAGTGCAACGAATTGAATTGACCGACGCATCCGATCCGACGGATAAAGCAATGATGGAAGACTACATAAAAAAAGCACTAAAAGAAATTGACTCACACATCATGGTTGTCACGGCAACGCGCAAAGAATATGAAGAGATGGCTGATCTGCGCCGGAGAACAACGGAGTTTATTAATGAAGCCTATGAGCAAGGCCGTATCAGTTCTATGGCACGCTCACAGACATTTAAAAATATCGGAACTGATATTCTGGGAAACCCAATTGGTCAGGGTTTTACTGCCGTTCATGTACGTTCTGTGGCCGGTTTGATGCAACAACTAAATACCGGCTGGTTAATGTCGCCTGGCAACGCATCGTTAACTTCAACTAATACGGGTATTGCACAGGAAGAATACATTCAATTATTGAAACAAGCTGAAAACTTATTAAGAACCTACCGTGAGATAGTGCAAAAAAAACTTAAATGATTTGATTAGTAATTTCGCGCGTCCTAAATTCCGCTACGTATAGTGAAATAAACACCGCCGTAAAAGTGAATCAAAAAAAGCTTCTGCGTCTTATTTTCTTCCTGGCATGGAGTGTTGTTTTATTTCCGGAACTCCGTGCGGGCGGATGGGACTGGAAAGCAGGCACAGAAGGTGGATATTTTCGGGCCGGAGAAGAAAATAATTCCAAGAGCATAAAATATATTGGCGCTTTTTCAGGCTCCGTCCGTTTTGATCA containing:
- a CDS encoding nuclear transport factor 2 family protein — encoded protein: MKLFSERCILLCVFGLGNYLWAQEPDSSSALKSMIEAERAFARMAVTHGVRDAFVENLSDDAIIFRPGPVKGRPVWQERKPLALMIRWEPEYVDIAASGDFGYSTGPAEYLSVKPLAPAIGYGYFISIWTKQADGKWKVALDIGTEAPKLENTDIKIHFPFGADVKKIFSQTNTETEKTSLIGFDEKCNKTYTKNKTVEAFLKNVAPEARFYREGKFPVSEIDSIKLLLSKMADIFWKPIDGAVAASGDMAYTYGSYKIQSEEKPEEGYYFRTWKRDNTEQWKIVIDVLSPVPPQK
- a CDS encoding sigma-54-dependent Fis family transcriptional regulator, which gives rise to MNENEIIVIEDNASMRLGMVESLRRDGFNVFEFESGADALEFFHKHPVELVITDLKMEPMDGTEILKKIKEIQPSASVMVVSAFGTVNTAVEAMQLGAADFMTKPFSSEELRVRVRRIMEKNQQEKILVRLKEENTLLQDEIFKNYGEIVGHSESIKKVFEWIDRVAHENSTVLIEGESGTGKELVARALHIKSNRRDKPFVKVNCGALSDTLLESELFGHEKGAFTGAIRRKKGRFELADGGTIFLDEIGDVSGAMQVKLLRVLQEREFERVGGEETLSVDVRIISATHRVLSKLIHEEKFREDLYYRLRVIPITLPPLRERKEDIPVLAEHFLKKFADNKNEKPKVINPAGMNLLSQYSWPGNIRELQNLLERLCVISESLQIDNTLIAQHLSGTMKNFTPGFDHLPLGEALENFEKNLIVHALKKSDYVKNRAAKLLGIRTSSLYYKMEKFGLL
- a CDS encoding insulinase family protein, which gives rise to MWLDKGVSEAELKAKKTTITGVYKVALSTTGGMAAQLLSIAQRNIKIDFLDQYPDKINALTLDEVNGAIKKCIDPDNLHIIAAGSVDANLEKMKP
- a CDS encoding HAMP domain-containing histidine kinase; amino-acid sequence: MAIRFSFRTKIILVFSFITIGLAMIMSRVSYYTVKEIYLSQLSDQLLLTTRIVMSRFSGQYLRYLNPLEKNTLAASYYADYLNEQQKTLQLESVSIFNVRMQTLISTDSLNGLGGVEPILLMHRTEIENLQKEQFAASLPFKGEDGRWYLWGFYRIDGSHWLYVRENADRMAGVEELSLIFWGIGLSGVTFTLIGGWFLARTLARPIDKLVHFSRELGKGEWETPVPQDIKGELASLSYAMHLMRENLVTRQKEKETILAHIAHEIRNPLGGIELFTGLIKEDIGNTQKNTEYIQKILDEIGGLKSLINNYLNFGRPSVANPENVVIADAVTEVLHVLQNMIKEKNITIQSQAEASMRFDKNHLRHILINVLTNAVQAVDPGGHISISFLRKGNENQLTISDDGPGIRQDTILTVFEPFFTTHSNGTGLGLAICKKLCEENGASISVKNNPAKGCTFMITTFGTHD